One segment of Brassica napus cultivar Da-Ae chromosome C3, Da-Ae, whole genome shotgun sequence DNA contains the following:
- the LOC106421365 gene encoding uncharacterized protein LOC106421365 isoform X1 produces the protein MGSKIVFRSLTELFPQIDARILKAVAIEHPKDADLAAAVVISEIVPKFFPDDSSTQPENNKTPAVKVPDNKVGRDMPNGALTGSETGASSSSGTVSSSETRTQLLKVMPNGNVDIQSKALIGIESGVISSAPPTFSLSGTKLTSDCWEGIDFHLTGNQAESSTSAVPKHVGDKLICPLADTSKSTLKHPKCSDDVGEAASGSLSDAELSGSVLVEETSKGSLEVENGDSELAGAFRSSVCRSTQGCKIDHLEQIIEDAKSNKKTLFIVMESIMNLMREVELQEKDAEKVKEDATRGGFDTLKKVEDLKKILAHAKEGNDMDAGEVYGERSVLATEVNELENRLLSLSEERDKSLSVLDEMRGVLEMRLAAALEIKNAAEKEIQEKEGSARKALDEQEAIMDKVVQESKLLQKEAEENSKLREFLMDRGRIVDSLQGEIYVICKDIRLLKEKFDNGVPLSQSITSSQTSCKLASSVSSMKSLLLEKPLDLSYEAPEASGNNKSAEASVNEGKEDERKELLEDGWDIFDKEIEL, from the exons ATGGGTTCCAAAATCGTCTTTCGATCTCTCACCGAGTTATTCCCCCAG ATTGATGCGAGGATTTTAAAAGCTGTTGCTATTGAGCACCCTAAAGATGCTGATCTTGCTGCTGCTGTTGTTATCTCTGAGATTGTTCCCAAGTTTTTCCCTGACGATAGTTCCACCCAACCTGAGAACAACAAGACACCAGCAGTGAAGGTCCCAGACAACAAAG TAGGACGTGATATGCCAAATGGTGCCTTGACTGGTTCAGAGACTGGtgcttcctcttcttcaggAACTGTATCTTCGTCAGAAACAAGGACCCAGTTGTTGAAAGTGATGCCCAATGGCAATGTTGATATCCAGAGCAAAGCGCTGATCGGGATTGAGTCTGGAGTGATTTCCTCAGCTCCCCCTACCTTCTCTTTGTCGGGAACGAAGTTGACTAGTGATTGTTGGGAAGGTATTGATTTTCACTTGACAGGTAATCAAGCAGAGTCAAGCACAAGCGCAGTTCCAAAACATGTTGGGGATAAGCTGATTTGTCCTTTAGCAGACACTTCCAAATCTACTCTGAAACATCCCAAGTGTTCAGATGATGTGGGAGAGGCTGCAAGTGGTTCATTGAGTGATGCAGAGTTGAGTGGCTCAGTTCTTGTGGAAGAGACTTCGAAGGGTTCATTGGAAGTTGAAAATGGCGATTCAGAGCTGGCTGGTGCTTTTCGCTCTAGTGTTTGCAGATCAACTCAGGGATGCAAAATCGATCACCTCGAACAGATCATTGAGGATGCCAAAAGTAACAAG AAAACTTTGTTCATTGTGATGGAATCGATTATGAATCTGATGAGAGAAGTTGAGCTTCAAGAGAAGGATGCAGAGAAGGTGAAGGAAGACGCTACTAGAGGAGGCTTTGATACCCTTAAAAAGGTTGAGGACCTGAAGAAGATCCTGGCACATGCCAAGGAGGGGAATGACATG GATGCTGGAGAAGTTTATGGGGAGAGGTCAGTTTTAGCCACTGAAGTTAACGAGCTTGAGAATCGCTTGCTCAGCTTATCAGAAGAACGTGACAAGTCTCTTTCTGTTCTTGATGAG ATGCGTGGAGTTCTCGAAATGAGACTAGCGGCAGCCCTGGAGATTAAAAATGCTGCTGAGAAAGAGATCCAAGAGAAAGAAGGTTCTGCACGAAAGGCGCTTGATGagcaagaagcaatcatggataaagttGTCCAAGAATCAAAGCTTCTACAGAAGGAGGCTGAGGAAAACTCCAAG CTGCGAGAGTTCCTTATGGATCGTGGTCGGATTGTTGATTCTTTACA AGGAGAAATCTATGTGATCTGTAAAGACATCCGGCTCTTGAAAGAGAAATTCGACAATGGTGTGCCGTTGAGCCAATCAATCACCTCAAGCCAGACAAGCTGTAAACTGGCTTCTTCTGTATCATCCATGAAGAGCTTGTTGCTGGAGAAGCCTCTTGACCTATCTTATGAAGCACCTGAAGCCTCAGGCAACAACAAGAGCGCAGAAGCTTCAGTTAACGAGGGAAAAGAGGACGAACGTAAGGAGCTCCTGGAAGATGGCTGGGACATCTTTGACAAAGAGATAGAACTCTAA
- the LOC106421365 gene encoding uncharacterized protein LOC106421365 isoform X2: MGSKIVFRSLTELFPQIDARILKAVAIEHPKDADLAAAVVISEIVPKFFPDDSSTQPENNKTPAVKVPDNKGRDMPNGALTGSETGASSSSGTVSSSETRTQLLKVMPNGNVDIQSKALIGIESGVISSAPPTFSLSGTKLTSDCWEGIDFHLTGNQAESSTSAVPKHVGDKLICPLADTSKSTLKHPKCSDDVGEAASGSLSDAELSGSVLVEETSKGSLEVENGDSELAGAFRSSVCRSTQGCKIDHLEQIIEDAKSNKKTLFIVMESIMNLMREVELQEKDAEKVKEDATRGGFDTLKKVEDLKKILAHAKEGNDMDAGEVYGERSVLATEVNELENRLLSLSEERDKSLSVLDEMRGVLEMRLAAALEIKNAAEKEIQEKEGSARKALDEQEAIMDKVVQESKLLQKEAEENSKLREFLMDRGRIVDSLQGEIYVICKDIRLLKEKFDNGVPLSQSITSSQTSCKLASSVSSMKSLLLEKPLDLSYEAPEASGNNKSAEASVNEGKEDERKELLEDGWDIFDKEIEL, from the exons ATGGGTTCCAAAATCGTCTTTCGATCTCTCACCGAGTTATTCCCCCAG ATTGATGCGAGGATTTTAAAAGCTGTTGCTATTGAGCACCCTAAAGATGCTGATCTTGCTGCTGCTGTTGTTATCTCTGAGATTGTTCCCAAGTTTTTCCCTGACGATAGTTCCACCCAACCTGAGAACAACAAGACACCAGCAGTGAAGGTCCCAGACAACAAAG GACGTGATATGCCAAATGGTGCCTTGACTGGTTCAGAGACTGGtgcttcctcttcttcaggAACTGTATCTTCGTCAGAAACAAGGACCCAGTTGTTGAAAGTGATGCCCAATGGCAATGTTGATATCCAGAGCAAAGCGCTGATCGGGATTGAGTCTGGAGTGATTTCCTCAGCTCCCCCTACCTTCTCTTTGTCGGGAACGAAGTTGACTAGTGATTGTTGGGAAGGTATTGATTTTCACTTGACAGGTAATCAAGCAGAGTCAAGCACAAGCGCAGTTCCAAAACATGTTGGGGATAAGCTGATTTGTCCTTTAGCAGACACTTCCAAATCTACTCTGAAACATCCCAAGTGTTCAGATGATGTGGGAGAGGCTGCAAGTGGTTCATTGAGTGATGCAGAGTTGAGTGGCTCAGTTCTTGTGGAAGAGACTTCGAAGGGTTCATTGGAAGTTGAAAATGGCGATTCAGAGCTGGCTGGTGCTTTTCGCTCTAGTGTTTGCAGATCAACTCAGGGATGCAAAATCGATCACCTCGAACAGATCATTGAGGATGCCAAAAGTAACAAG AAAACTTTGTTCATTGTGATGGAATCGATTATGAATCTGATGAGAGAAGTTGAGCTTCAAGAGAAGGATGCAGAGAAGGTGAAGGAAGACGCTACTAGAGGAGGCTTTGATACCCTTAAAAAGGTTGAGGACCTGAAGAAGATCCTGGCACATGCCAAGGAGGGGAATGACATG GATGCTGGAGAAGTTTATGGGGAGAGGTCAGTTTTAGCCACTGAAGTTAACGAGCTTGAGAATCGCTTGCTCAGCTTATCAGAAGAACGTGACAAGTCTCTTTCTGTTCTTGATGAG ATGCGTGGAGTTCTCGAAATGAGACTAGCGGCAGCCCTGGAGATTAAAAATGCTGCTGAGAAAGAGATCCAAGAGAAAGAAGGTTCTGCACGAAAGGCGCTTGATGagcaagaagcaatcatggataaagttGTCCAAGAATCAAAGCTTCTACAGAAGGAGGCTGAGGAAAACTCCAAG CTGCGAGAGTTCCTTATGGATCGTGGTCGGATTGTTGATTCTTTACA AGGAGAAATCTATGTGATCTGTAAAGACATCCGGCTCTTGAAAGAGAAATTCGACAATGGTGTGCCGTTGAGCCAATCAATCACCTCAAGCCAGACAAGCTGTAAACTGGCTTCTTCTGTATCATCCATGAAGAGCTTGTTGCTGGAGAAGCCTCTTGACCTATCTTATGAAGCACCTGAAGCCTCAGGCAACAACAAGAGCGCAGAAGCTTCAGTTAACGAGGGAAAAGAGGACGAACGTAAGGAGCTCCTGGAAGATGGCTGGGACATCTTTGACAAAGAGATAGAACTCTAA